In Puntigrus tetrazona isolate hp1 chromosome 7, ASM1883169v1, whole genome shotgun sequence, the following are encoded in one genomic region:
- the f2 gene encoding prothrombin, whose product MLQVFSGLQARTSSRMGAQLAPFLLLLLFGQVLHLTLCNDVFIDNKKASQIIRAKRANSFMEEFKQGNLERECVEEICVHEEAREVFEKVDETEIFWKKYLGCGGTTLSRTPEKINLLRTCVKKEENCYVKTGETYAGKVSVTKSGRPCQYWQSNFPHKIDEFNVTQLKLPKNLCRNPDKSEGPWCFTRDPTVRREYCSVPKCGEAALPPPPPPPTVKPEERYRKTQDCLDGNGETYTGNMSVSLGGRSCLLWSAAEVQALITGKSLLPQVQLVKNHCRNPDGDLEGPWCYVKGAGGNITIDYCDLELCDAPLDKFVDELGGRERTTLEDKRKAFFNPRSFGNGEQECGVRPMFEKVSKEDKNELELLKSYTGSRIVKGDEAEVGSAPWQVMLYKRSPQELLCGASLISDEWILTAAHCILYPPWNKNFTINDIIVRLGKHSRTKYERGTEKIVAIDEIIVHPKYNWKENLNRDIALLHMKKPVVFTNEIHPICLPTKNIAKTLMFADYKGRVTGWGNLRESWTSNPANLPSVLQQIHLPIVDQAICRNSTSVIITDNMFCAGYQPQDSQRGDACEGDSGGPFVMKSPTDKRWYQIGIVSWGEGCDRDGKYGFYTHLFRMRRWMKKVIDKTGSADDE is encoded by the exons ATGCTCCAAGTTTTTTCAGGATTACAAGCTCGGACATCCTCAAGAATGGGAGCACAACTAGCACCTTTCTTACTGCTTCTACTATTTGGACAAGTACTCCATCTCACATTGTGTAATGACG TGTTTATCGACAACAAGAAAGCCTCTCAGATCATTCGAGCAAAGAGGGCTAACTCTTTTATGGAGGAGTTTAAACAAGGGAATttggagagagagtgtgtggaaGAGATTTGTGTCCACGAGGAAGCCCGAGAAGTGTTTGAGAAAGTTGATGAAACG GAGATTTTTTGGAAGAAATATTTGg GGTGTGGGGGAACAACATTATCCAGAACACCAGAAAAAATCAACCTTTTGAGAACATGTGTGAAAAAAGAGG AGAACTGTTACGTTAAGACTGGTGAAACGTACGCTGGTAAAGTGTCTGTCACCAAATCTGGAAGACCATGTCAGTACTGGCAAAGCAACTTCCCTCACAAGATTGA cGAATTCAATGTGACACAGCTGAAGCTACCGAAGAACTTGTGCAGAAACCCAGATAAGAGTGAAGGCCCTTGGTGTTTTACAAGAGACCCAACAGTCAGGAGGGAGTACTGCAGTGTGCCAAAATGCG GTGAGGCTGCTCTTCCCCCTCCTCCACCACCACCTACTGTGAAACCTGAAGAGCGTTACCGAAAGACTCAAGACTGTCTGGATGGAAATGGGGAGACTTACACAGGGAATATGTCTGTGTCTCTGGGAGGACGCTCATGTCTGCTGTGGAGCGCAGCAGAAGTGCAGGCCTTAATAACAGGGAAAAGTTTGCTGCCTCAAGTTCAGCTGGTGAAGAACCATTGCAGAAACCCAGATGGAGATTTGGAGGGCCCCTGGTGCTATGTAAAAGGAGCTGGTGGAAACATTACCATTGATTACTGTGACTTGGAGTTGTGCG ATGCTCCCTTGGACAAGTTTGTCGATGAGTTAGGTGGTCGAGAGAGAACAACTCTCGAAGACAAAAGGAAAGCTTTCTTTAATCCCCGTAGCTTTGGCAATGGAGAGCAAG AGTGTGGAGTCCGTCCCATGTTTGAGAAGGTCAGCAAAGAAGATAAGAATGAGCTGGAGCTACTGAAGTCATACACTGGAAGCAGAATAGTGAAAGGAGATGAGGCTGAAGTGGGCAGTGCTCCATG GCAGGTGATGCTGTATAAGCGTAGTCCCCAAGAGCTGCTGTGTGGAGCCAGTCTGATCAGTGATGAATGGATTCTCACGGCCGCCCACTGCATTCTCTACCCACCGTGGAACAAGAACTTCACGATCAATGATATCATCGTCCGCCTTGGAAAACACTCTCGAACCAA GTATGAGAGGGGCACTGAGAAGATCGTGGCCATTGATGAAATCATTGTCCACCCAAAATATAACTGGAAGGAAAACCTAAACCGAGACATTGCTCTTTTGCACATGAAGAAGCCTGTCGTTTTTACGAATGAGATCCACCCTATTTGTCTGCCCACGAAAAACATTGCAAAGAC TTTGATGTTTGCAGATTACAAGGGCCGTGTGACTGGCTGGGGAAACCTCAGGGAATCGTGGACCTCAAACCCAGCCAATCTTCCATCAGTGCTTCAACAGATTCACTTGCCTATTGTGGATCAGGCCATCTGTCGAAATTCCACCTCGGTCATCATCACCGATAACATGTTCTGTGCCG gCTACCAACCACAAGATAGTCAAAGAGGTGATGCTTGTGAAGGAGACAGTGGCGGACCTTTCGTGATGAAG AGTCCTACAGATAAACGCTGGTATCAGATTGGCATTGTGTCGTGGGGTGAGGGCTGTGACCGCGATGGCAAATATGGATTCTACACACACTTATTCCGTATGCGCCGCTGGATGAAGAAAGTCATTGACAAAACAGGCTCAGCAGATGACGAATGA